Proteins co-encoded in one Acinetobacter lwoffii genomic window:
- a CDS encoding acyl-CoA thioesterase — protein sequence MPGVKVSDSQVRPEGILSLQTIAMPADTNWSGDVFGGWIVSQMDLAGAIHAERFSKGRCATISINQMTFLVPVKVGDVISCYTKILKVGKTSIQMEIEVWDSHDDSRPPIRVTEGVFTFVAVDVKGNKRLIPEEAKQKLLESQTAQ from the coding sequence ATGCCTGGAGTGAAAGTGTCAGATTCTCAAGTAAGACCAGAGGGGATTCTTTCCCTACAGACGATCGCAATGCCTGCAGATACCAACTGGAGTGGTGATGTCTTTGGTGGCTGGATCGTTTCACAAATGGACTTGGCAGGCGCGATTCACGCAGAGCGATTTTCAAAGGGACGTTGTGCCACGATTTCAATTAACCAGATGACGTTTCTGGTCCCGGTGAAAGTCGGGGACGTGATTAGTTGTTATACCAAAATTTTAAAAGTTGGCAAGACCTCTATCCAGATGGAAATCGAGGTTTGGGACAGTCATGATGATTCACGCCCACCAATTCGGGTAACTGAAGGGGTGTTTACCTTTGTTGCGGTAGATGTCAAAGGTAACAAACGTCTGATTCCAGAAGAAGCAAAACAGAAGCTTTTAGAATCCCAAACAGCACAATGA
- a CDS encoding Ig-like domain-containing protein, producing the protein MISKQLGIKLSTLTLALMLAGCGGSDGYYNNGGAGSGGNSSNPAEVQALNVTDFSLKDSNGEETETISALGAVATVKVSDGSGKPVSGAVVAFSGENMTFSTTNSSVLTNADGEASIGVTPTNANVTGPYKISATASFNNQSATQSKNISFVKTDILIDQFKAASTTLVSGGSTLLTLLVQDANGNYQNNQEVTFSASCGSFAHSSVISTSEGNISNTYYAYDASGNLCSGKQEITVTPSNSPASAQKVPVNVEAATATSVVYTSKAISIPVLGSGSSSSSQVEFTVYSNEKALPNQEVTLSLVQSPQGTSFVSLNNKANRIVKTDSNGKVLVNIYPGNIPGPVEISAMLSSGFTALSKDVTITTGRATQNSFSLSLSKNSLQNDMDGDKATLVARLADRNSNDVPDGTVVNFVAEGGKVGGACSTLNGQCSVEISTQNPRSADGRVTILAYVEGDKSYIDKNGDNTYTAGVDTLMKNIGSFFRDDNESLTYNNEIGEFKYDRIMTGTSVPCAASTFREPNIEGTCDNQLPAILRQQVIVYFADSTPTIQGLRASNSSLSFNLYGKNALTTPMPSGTSVTVAAEDATENNKSCSAELATGSNSVANIVVSSYYEYKLKDCAKGDSFKVTTTAPNGKVSNFYVNYS; encoded by the coding sequence ATGATTAGTAAACAATTAGGTATTAAATTATCTACTCTTACTTTAGCACTAATGTTAGCAGGCTGTGGCGGTAGTGATGGATATTATAATAATGGGGGGGCGGGTTCTGGCGGAAATTCTAGTAATCCTGCTGAAGTTCAAGCGCTTAATGTCACTGACTTTTCACTTAAAGACTCGAATGGTGAAGAAACAGAAACTATTTCAGCGCTTGGTGCTGTAGCCACAGTTAAAGTAAGTGATGGAAGTGGTAAACCTGTCAGTGGTGCAGTGGTTGCATTTTCTGGTGAAAATATGACTTTTAGTACAACGAATAGTTCAGTGCTGACAAATGCTGATGGCGAAGCAAGTATTGGCGTTACACCAACCAATGCGAATGTTACAGGCCCATATAAGATTTCTGCAACAGCTTCATTTAATAATCAAAGTGCTACTCAGTCAAAAAATATAAGTTTTGTTAAAACAGACATCCTTATTGATCAATTTAAAGCTGCAAGCACAACATTAGTTTCAGGTGGGTCTACACTCCTTACACTTTTGGTTCAAGATGCTAATGGCAACTATCAAAACAATCAGGAAGTAACATTCTCAGCAAGTTGCGGTAGTTTTGCTCACTCAAGTGTAATTTCTACAAGCGAAGGCAATATTTCTAATACATATTATGCTTATGATGCATCTGGTAACTTATGTAGTGGTAAACAAGAGATTACAGTTACGCCAAGTAACTCACCAGCCAGTGCACAAAAAGTTCCTGTGAATGTAGAAGCTGCAACAGCAACCTCTGTCGTATATACATCTAAAGCGATTTCAATCCCTGTTTTAGGTAGTGGATCATCATCAAGTAGCCAAGTCGAATTCACTGTTTATTCAAATGAAAAAGCTCTCCCTAACCAAGAGGTAACTCTAAGTTTAGTACAATCTCCGCAAGGAACAAGTTTTGTCAGCTTAAATAATAAAGCAAATAGAATTGTCAAAACTGATAGCAATGGTAAAGTACTTGTGAATATTTATCCTGGCAATATTCCTGGACCTGTCGAAATCAGTGCAATGTTATCATCAGGATTCACAGCGCTGTCAAAAGATGTAACGATTACCACAGGGCGTGCTACACAAAATAGTTTTAGTCTGTCTTTGAGTAAAAACTCACTGCAAAATGATATGGATGGTGACAAGGCGACGCTTGTTGCAAGACTTGCTGATCGTAATAGCAATGATGTTCCTGATGGAACAGTTGTTAACTTCGTAGCTGAAGGGGGTAAAGTTGGGGGAGCGTGTTCAACTTTAAATGGCCAATGTTCTGTAGAAATCAGCACACAGAATCCACGTTCAGCAGATGGTCGCGTCACCATACTTGCTTATGTTGAAGGTGATAAGAGCTACATAGATAAAAATGGCGATAACACTTACACAGCAGGTGTTGATACATTAATGAAGAATATTGGCAGTTTCTTCCGTGATGATAACGAAAGCCTTACATATAACAATGAAATAGGCGAGTTTAAGTACGATAGAATAATGACTGGAACAAGTGTGCCGTGTGCGGCATCTACCTTTAGGGAGCCGAATATTGAGGGAACTTGTGATAATCAACTCCCAGCAATTTTGCGTCAACAAGTTATTGTTTACTTTGCTGATAGCACTCCGACTATTCAAGGTCTAAGAGCAAGCAACAGTTCATTAAGCTTTAATCTTTATGGTAAGAATGCATTGACGACACCGATGCCTTCTGGCACATCTGTCACTGTTGCAGCAGAAGATGCTACAGAAAATAATAAATCATGTTCTGCAGAGTTAGCAACAGGAAGTAATTCAGTTGCAAATATTGTTGTTTCAAGCTATTACGAATATAAATTAAAAGACTGTGCCAAAGGGGACAGCTTTAAAGTGACAACTACAGCACCTAATGGCAAAGTATCGAATTTCTACGTTAATTATTCATAA
- a CDS encoding dihydrolipoyl dehydrogenase, with protein sequence MYDLIIIGAGTAGISAYNEAIKYTQNILIINDGPWDTTCARVGCMPSKLLISSANRMHDIQTAEELALKHNAVIDTSDVMQRVHVLRERFIRATLKGVDQWDSSHKISGKAKFIDPQTIEVNGQSYRAKSFIVAVGSRPNVDKALKQQLKEKYITSNEIFEFSQLPESLAVIGSGIIAIELAQAMQRLGVQTTMFARSQKVGALTSPVLQKLAQEQLSKELNIKFKNLPDEVGIQADKIKINFTENDQTESIEVDYILGATGRQSNIDRLGLDQLNSTFKDIKNLPIDKETKQLANLPIFIVGDAAPDAPIQHEAAHAGKQAVYNCLNYPDVKPIPALIPLAIVFCHPEMAIVGKSFKQLEDQHIEFIRGFVSYENQGRALVLAENSGGIEVYIAKKSGKLLGAELFCSQAEHLAHSLAWMIDADQDIYQILKKPFYHPTLEEGLRTAFKHARRQLDALL encoded by the coding sequence ATGTACGACCTCATCATTATCGGTGCAGGCACTGCAGGAATCAGTGCTTATAACGAAGCCATCAAATACACCCAGAATATTTTAATTATCAATGATGGCCCCTGGGACACTACCTGTGCCCGGGTAGGTTGTATGCCTAGTAAACTGCTGATCTCTTCTGCAAATCGCATGCATGACATTCAAACTGCTGAAGAACTTGCTTTAAAGCATAACGCTGTCATTGATACTTCAGATGTTATGCAACGTGTGCATGTCCTTAGAGAACGTTTTATTCGTGCAACCTTGAAAGGTGTCGATCAATGGGACAGCTCACATAAAATTTCCGGAAAAGCCAAATTTATTGATCCCCAAACGATCGAAGTCAATGGACAATCCTATCGGGCCAAAAGTTTTATTGTTGCTGTAGGCTCACGCCCTAATGTTGATAAAGCTTTAAAGCAACAATTAAAAGAAAAATACATCACTTCTAATGAAATATTTGAATTTTCTCAATTACCTGAGTCTTTAGCGGTAATCGGGAGTGGCATCATTGCAATTGAATTAGCTCAAGCCATGCAACGACTGGGTGTACAAACTACAATGTTTGCGCGTAGTCAAAAAGTAGGTGCCTTAACCAGTCCAGTCTTACAGAAACTGGCACAGGAGCAACTCAGTAAAGAACTCAATATCAAGTTTAAGAACTTGCCAGATGAAGTTGGAATACAAGCTGATAAAATAAAGATTAATTTTACAGAAAATGATCAGACTGAAAGTATTGAAGTTGACTATATCTTAGGCGCCACAGGTCGGCAAAGCAATATAGATCGTTTAGGTCTAGATCAACTCAATTCAACATTCAAGGACATCAAAAACCTTCCTATCGATAAAGAAACCAAACAACTTGCAAACCTACCTATATTTATAGTCGGTGATGCCGCACCTGATGCGCCGATTCAACATGAAGCCGCGCATGCGGGTAAACAGGCAGTTTATAACTGTTTAAATTATCCGGATGTAAAGCCTATTCCTGCCTTAATCCCATTGGCGATTGTATTTTGTCATCCTGAAATGGCGATTGTCGGAAAAAGTTTTAAACAGCTGGAAGATCAACACATCGAATTTATTCGGGGATTCGTCTCTTATGAAAATCAAGGGCGTGCACTGGTTTTGGCAGAAAACTCAGGTGGAATAGAAGTTTATATTGCTAAAAAATCAGGTAAATTACTTGGTGCAGAACTCTTTTGCTCCCAAGCAGAACATCTGGCCCATTCACTGGCCTGGATGATTGATGCTGACCAGGATATTTATCAGATCTTAAAGAAACCTTTTTATCATCCAACTTTGGAAGAAGGACTCAGAACTGCATTTAAACATGCTCGACGTCAATTGGATGCATTGCTATAA
- a CDS encoding DUF2789 family protein, which produces MLTEQQLTLELLFEQLGLPSDEASINQFTHTHQLPSEVALPDAEFWSEGQSAFLREHWHQDDEWIVIIDKLNQLLHVESDKQSV; this is translated from the coding sequence ATGCTTACGGAACAACAGTTAACTTTAGAATTATTATTTGAACAATTGGGTTTGCCTTCTGATGAAGCCTCAATTAATCAATTTACCCATACCCATCAATTGCCATCTGAAGTCGCATTGCCAGATGCCGAATTCTGGAGTGAGGGACAAAGTGCCTTCCTGCGTGAACATTGGCACCAAGATGATGAATGGATTGTCATTATTGACAAGTTAAATCAGCTTTTACATGTGGAAAGCGACAAACAAAGCGTTTAA
- a CDS encoding 23S rRNA (adenine(2030)-N(6))-methyltransferase RlmJ, whose amino-acid sequence MNYRHSYHAGNFADVMKHVLLLQLLTRLNAKDKPYRYVDTHGGAGKYDLSTAEAQKSGEFLNGIHRLVKLDDSIKRNAPEGVQQYLKIVENMRENFGKGAYPGSPWFALEGMREIDKATIFEMQRDVFQQLRHNIFDKRAGLHERDAYEGLLAVIPPKEKRGLVMIDPPYELERKDFPQLVELLVAAYKKWPTGVFAVWYPIKDRAMIERFEKKMFKTGIRRQLVCEVCVWPDDTPVGLNGCGLLVINPPWKFSEDADEALQWLFPHLRMSENGGHAAVRWLVGE is encoded by the coding sequence ATGAATTACCGTCACTCTTACCACGCAGGCAACTTTGCCGATGTCATGAAGCACGTTTTATTGCTTCAGTTGTTGACTCGACTGAATGCAAAAGACAAACCTTATCGCTATGTAGATACACATGGTGGTGCAGGTAAATATGATTTGTCGACTGCCGAAGCGCAAAAATCAGGTGAGTTTTTAAACGGTATTCATCGTCTGGTTAAGCTTGATGATTCGATCAAGCGTAATGCACCTGAAGGCGTACAACAATACTTAAAAATTGTTGAAAACATGCGTGAAAACTTTGGTAAGGGTGCTTATCCGGGTTCACCGTGGTTTGCGCTAGAAGGCATGCGCGAGATTGATAAAGCGACCATTTTTGAAATGCAGCGTGATGTATTCCAGCAACTTCGTCATAATATTTTTGACAAGCGTGCCGGTTTGCATGAACGTGATGCATACGAAGGTCTTTTAGCAGTCATTCCGCCGAAAGAAAAACGTGGTCTGGTGATGATCGATCCGCCGTATGAACTGGAGCGTAAAGATTTCCCACAGTTGGTTGAGCTGCTGGTTGCTGCGTATAAGAAATGGCCGACAGGTGTCTTCGCCGTTTGGTATCCAATTAAAGACCGTGCCATGATTGAACGCTTCGAGAAGAAAATGTTCAAGACTGGTATCCGCCGTCAACTGGTTTGTGAAGTCTGTGTATGGCCGGATGATACCCCAGTAGGCCTGAACGGTTGTGGTTTGCTGGTGATTAACCCACCTTGGAAATTCTCTGAAGATGCTGATGAAGCACTACAGTGGTTATTCCCGCATCTTCGCATGAGTGAAAACGGTGGTCACGCTGCAGTTCGTTGGTTAGTGGGCGAATAA
- a CDS encoding alpha/beta hydrolase encodes MQAYTVEPLYVKSGQEVIAADFYRPKNIEKPAVILMAHGLAALRQFKLVQYAQRFASAGYAVVLFDYRYWGGSTGRPRELVSINAQLDDWRTMIRHIQERKSIDSKRIVLWGTALSGGHVLTLAAELKNIQAAMVQVPFVDGAESAQLYPLQQLPKALKVSSQDYMGAKVGMAPKTLPVVDPHELCFMPTQDSYEGYLSIVNPDYYWSGHIPARAFFKLMRYRPIQEVRKINIPVLFIAAKQDSLIPIESSRETATNIAPFVQYHEWNMRHFDIYHGEWFEKAVSTQLEFLHQHIGVR; translated from the coding sequence ATGCAGGCTTATACAGTTGAACCACTGTATGTCAAAAGCGGTCAGGAAGTGATTGCTGCAGATTTTTATCGGCCTAAAAATATAGAAAAACCGGCCGTAATCCTGATGGCTCATGGTCTGGCTGCCTTACGTCAATTTAAACTGGTGCAATATGCCCAGCGTTTTGCCAGTGCCGGCTATGCGGTGGTTTTATTTGACTATCGCTATTGGGGCGGCAGCACTGGGCGTCCACGTGAACTGGTGTCGATCAATGCCCAGCTCGATGACTGGCGAACCATGATCAGACATATTCAGGAACGCAAATCGATTGACAGTAAACGGATCGTGCTCTGGGGTACGGCCTTAAGTGGTGGGCATGTATTGACACTTGCAGCAGAGCTGAAAAATATTCAGGCGGCGATGGTACAGGTGCCTTTTGTCGATGGGGCTGAAAGTGCCCAACTATATCCTTTACAGCAACTCCCCAAGGCGCTTAAAGTTTCCAGTCAGGATTATATGGGGGCCAAGGTTGGTATGGCACCAAAAACCTTACCTGTAGTTGATCCGCATGAGCTATGTTTTATGCCGACACAGGACAGTTATGAAGGTTATCTGTCGATTGTCAATCCGGATTATTACTGGAGTGGTCATATTCCTGCACGGGCATTCTTTAAACTGATGCGCTATCGGCCGATTCAGGAAGTAAGAAAGATTAACATTCCAGTCCTGTTTATTGCGGCAAAACAGGATAGTCTGATTCCCATTGAATCCAGTCGGGAAACTGCAACTAATATTGCACCATTTGTACAATATCATGAGTGGAATATGCGACATTTTGATATTTATCATGGCGAATGGTTTGAAAAAGCAGTTTCGACCCAATTAGAATTCTTACATCAACATATTGGAGTGCGCTAG
- the trxC gene encoding thioredoxin TrxC — protein MIIVCPECLAKNRVPEDKLTANPACGQCHQALIPLVPIELNEQNFSQFVTHSDLPILIDLWAEWCGPCKMMAPHFATVAQQYPNVVFAKIDTEANPRLSSAFNVRSIPTLVLMNKSNEIARISGALRSSELQKWLDQQLNTQP, from the coding sequence ATGATTATTGTATGTCCGGAATGTCTGGCCAAAAACCGTGTCCCTGAAGATAAACTCACTGCCAACCCTGCTTGTGGTCAATGTCATCAAGCCCTGATTCCACTGGTACCAATTGAGCTGAATGAGCAGAATTTCAGCCAGTTTGTCACGCATAGTGACTTGCCAATCCTGATTGATCTCTGGGCAGAATGGTGTGGTCCCTGTAAAATGATGGCACCGCATTTTGCGACTGTCGCCCAGCAATATCCAAATGTGGTTTTTGCAAAAATTGATACAGAAGCCAATCCTCGCTTAAGTTCGGCATTTAATGTTCGCAGTATTCCGACGCTGGTGTTGATGAATAAAAGCAACGAAATTGCTAGAATAAGCGGTGCATTACGGTCAAGCGAGCTGCAAAAATGGCTTGATCAGCAGTTAAATACCCAACCCTAA
- the pssA gene encoding CDP-diacylglycerol--serine O-phosphatidyltransferase, with protein MTNISKPERDSSTEVPFDGITFEVEEEEHTQEGQKVKRRGIYLWPNLITTAALLSGFYSIIASMNGDFQQAIYAIFIAALLDGLDGRVARAIGAQSPFGEQFDSLSDMLAFGVAPAILMYSWGLSDLGRIGLAACFVYTACAAFRLARFNVQIGVVDKRYFIGVASPLAAIMIVSLVWVGLDFPEIFDIREPSLQVINAVVIIAVGLLMISNIKYYSFKTVERKRVPFFVLPIAVFVFAAMTYNIPVGILVISILYALSGFVTTFMAKRSSTL; from the coding sequence ATGACAAATATAAGCAAACCGGAACGTGACTCTTCAACTGAAGTGCCTTTCGATGGCATCACCTTTGAGGTAGAAGAAGAGGAGCATACCCAGGAAGGGCAAAAAGTTAAGCGTCGAGGCATCTATCTATGGCCGAACCTGATTACAACGGCAGCGTTGTTGTCAGGTTTCTACTCGATTATTGCCAGTATGAATGGTGATTTTCAGCAAGCTATTTATGCGATTTTTATTGCGGCATTACTGGATGGACTGGATGGGCGTGTGGCACGTGCTATTGGTGCACAAAGTCCGTTCGGTGAACAATTTGACTCGCTTTCTGATATGCTGGCTTTTGGTGTAGCTCCCGCTATTTTGATGTATAGCTGGGGCTTAAGCGATTTGGGCCGTATTGGTCTGGCGGCTTGTTTTGTTTATACCGCATGTGCTGCGTTCCGTCTGGCACGCTTCAATGTACAGATTGGTGTGGTCGACAAACGTTATTTTATTGGTGTCGCAAGTCCTCTGGCTGCCATCATGATTGTGTCACTGGTCTGGGTCGGTCTGGATTTTCCAGAAATCTTTGATATTCGTGAACCTTCTCTTCAGGTCATTAATGCAGTGGTCATCATTGCGGTAGGCTTGTTGATGATTTCCAATATCAAATACTATTCATTTAAAACTGTAGAACGTAAACGGGTTCCATTTTTTGTCTTACCAATCGCCGTATTCGTCTTTGCAGCGATGACTTATAATATTCCTGTCGGCATTCTGGTCATTTCTATTCTCTATGCCTTGTCTGGTTTTGTAACCACCTTTATGGCAAAAAGATCGAGTACATTATAA
- a CDS encoding DUF6670 family protein, translated as MRFLQDFLDRSKQLNQTPTVSRHPAYHGPTSKYKIIHQGLMIPGLPAPLYYLNFLSIIGQPNAPMLANPSAIETTALDTATVICSSSPHMVGQLHHYSVKKDCHFRSGLFQFLDREQLSGSFPNFRLQRSDSELSFDLNIQTTQLISHFTQMRFSLADHWSLLCHCQGTVNYKAQQYTIDGLGSFEYARSFNFPYLPLAFLTYQIINLSENRQLLLAQIRDGFNRIVQSRIYLRDLKNMRTQMFDRKVYFKVHRVYPCVTTPNRQSMYLPREFEWCYENADGTCIWVQGQSRGDFKFGLAAGYVGSFSYQVKINEETENGEGGYCEYIDCRPLRFQEQNKTEKRLSHLSNSVPLMLKK; from the coding sequence ATGCGGTTTCTTCAAGATTTTTTAGATCGTTCGAAACAGCTGAATCAGACTCCTACTGTTTCGCGCCATCCCGCCTATCATGGCCCCACCTCAAAATATAAAATTATTCATCAGGGTTTGATGATCCCCGGGCTTCCGGCACCCCTCTATTATTTAAACTTTCTGAGTATTATCGGGCAACCCAATGCACCCATGCTGGCAAACCCGAGTGCAATCGAAACCACAGCCTTAGACACCGCCACCGTGATTTGCAGTTCGAGCCCACATATGGTGGGACAATTGCATCACTATTCGGTCAAGAAGGACTGTCATTTTAGATCAGGTCTGTTTCAGTTTCTGGATCGTGAGCAATTGAGCGGAAGTTTTCCAAATTTTCGTTTGCAGCGTTCTGACTCGGAACTCAGTTTTGATTTAAATATTCAAACCACTCAACTGATTTCTCATTTTACCCAAATGCGGTTTTCCTTGGCAGATCACTGGTCTTTGCTATGTCATTGTCAGGGAACGGTGAACTATAAAGCGCAGCAATATACGATTGATGGTCTTGGAAGCTTTGAATACGCGCGGAGTTTTAACTTTCCTTATCTACCTTTGGCCTTCCTGACTTATCAAATTATTAATCTCAGTGAAAACAGGCAACTGTTGTTGGCGCAGATTCGGGATGGTTTTAATCGTATTGTTCAGTCGCGGATCTATCTGCGTGATTTAAAAAACATGCGGACCCAAATGTTCGATCGAAAAGTTTATTTTAAAGTTCATCGTGTTTATCCGTGTGTCACGACACCCAATCGGCAAAGTATGTATTTGCCGCGCGAATTTGAATGGTGTTATGAAAATGCAGACGGTACTTGTATCTGGGTACAAGGTCAAAGTCGTGGAGATTTTAAATTTGGCCTGGCAGCGGGCTATGTAGGAAGTTTTAGTTATCAAGTGAAAATAAATGAAGAAACTGAAAATGGGGAAGGGGGTTATTGTGAATACATAGATTGCCGGCCTTTACGCTTTCAAGAACAGAATAAAACTGAAAAAAGATTAAGTCATTTATCCAATTCAGTCCCTTTAATGCTCAAGAAATGA
- a CDS encoding DUF2789 family protein — protein sequence MLAKNQPSLELLFSQLGLANSPAAIELYVRTHQLPAGLSLHDAPFWNKAQRSLLISHLVQDDDWAIWVDELNQQLHMDAYRRQPA from the coding sequence ATGCTCGCAAAGAACCAACCATCCTTAGAGCTCTTGTTTTCTCAGCTCGGTCTCGCCAATAGTCCTGCGGCTATTGAATTGTATGTACGCACCCATCAACTGCCAGCAGGGCTGTCCTTGCATGATGCGCCATTCTGGAATAAAGCCCAGCGTTCTTTATTGATTAGCCATTTGGTACAAGATGATGATTGGGCAATTTGGGTCGATGAACTGAATCAGCAACTGCACATGGACGCCTATAGACGTCAACCTGCCTGA
- a CDS encoding DUF2789 family protein, with the protein MLEQRATFELFFEQLGLDSSPEAIDEFINTHQIGMDVPLHKAPFWSKSQHDFLISHWKKDDDWAIFVDVLNEQLHIEAEGSGSCDIPGHKST; encoded by the coding sequence ATGTTAGAACAACGCGCCACCTTCGAACTTTTCTTTGAACAATTGGGTCTGGATTCGAGTCCGGAAGCGATTGATGAGTTTATTAATACGCATCAAATCGGTATGGATGTGCCCCTGCATAAAGCTCCTTTTTGGAGTAAATCACAGCATGACTTTCTGATCAGTCACTGGAAGAAAGATGATGACTGGGCCATTTTTGTTGATGTATTGAATGAACAATTACATATTGAGGCAGAGGGTTCAGGTTCCTGTGACATACCCGGCCATAAATCAACCTAA
- a CDS encoding TIGR01244 family sulfur transferase, translated as MSENVGFAGQIGPEHVTQVVEKGFKSIINNRPDMEGGSEQPTSAQIEEAARNAGLDYVFQPVVAGQITELDVRTFANHYNELPKPILMFCRTGNRSNNLYQLAKQMDLLDD; from the coding sequence ATGAGCGAAAATGTAGGTTTTGCTGGTCAAATTGGTCCTGAACACGTAACTCAAGTGGTTGAGAAAGGTTTTAAATCGATTATCAACAACCGTCCGGACATGGAAGGTGGTTCCGAGCAGCCAACCAGTGCACAAATCGAGGAAGCTGCACGTAATGCCGGTCTGGATTATGTATTCCAGCCAGTAGTAGCCGGTCAGATTACTGAGCTTGATGTACGCACTTTTGCCAATCATTATAATGAGTTGCCAAAACCGATCTTGATGTTCTGCCGCACCGGAAACCGCTCGAATAACTTATATCAACTGGCAAAACAGATGGACCTGCTGGATGACTAA
- a CDS encoding beta-lactamase hydrolase domain-containing protein — translation MTKLFWKGVVLATYFSCITPVFAANDLSRALTSTVSVAGQMTPSKFQQLIQQGFKSVIVNRPDQETGNNVTVSQLRSIAEKSQVSVIYQPVVSSQLSQANIEEFARYYNELPKPILMVCRSGTRSAALFNQAKSQGLIHE, via the coding sequence ATGACTAAGTTGTTTTGGAAAGGTGTAGTATTGGCAACCTATTTTAGCTGTATTACACCTGTTTTTGCTGCAAATGATCTTAGCCGTGCGCTGACCTCTACGGTGAGTGTCGCGGGGCAAATGACACCAAGCAAGTTTCAGCAATTGATTCAGCAAGGTTTCAAATCTGTAATTGTAAATCGTCCTGATCAGGAAACTGGTAATAATGTCACGGTGAGTCAATTACGCTCCATTGCGGAGAAATCTCAAGTGAGTGTGATTTATCAGCCTGTGGTGAGTAGCCAGCTTTCTCAGGCCAATATTGAAGAATTTGCTCGATATTATAATGAGCTGCCTAAACCAATTTTAATGGTTTGCCGAAGCGGCACACGTTCGGCTGCTTTGTTTAATCAGGCTAAATCTCAAGGATTGATTCATGAATAA
- a CDS encoding 2OG-Fe(II) oxygenase, translated as MEAVIIPGDWNVDQILDDLDQHGFSIVDDAYSSEYQHAVSQECLSHLNEFRNAAIQNGVVNNIRSDHILWLQPEFQISHLHIQTLQQFSQILNRAFYLGIKDVEAHFACYHAGEFYTLHRDNPQDKNGRMISSVYYLHGQWQADWGGELRLQDKHGQWHIIQPKPNRMALFQSDLLHEVLISNQQRLSITAWLRSDTSLL; from the coding sequence ATGGAAGCAGTTATCATCCCAGGGGATTGGAATGTTGATCAAATCTTAGATGATTTAGATCAACATGGCTTTAGTATTGTTGACGATGCTTACTCTAGCGAATATCAACATGCAGTGAGTCAAGAATGCTTAAGCCACTTAAACGAATTTCGTAATGCAGCCATTCAAAATGGTGTAGTTAACAACATCCGTAGTGATCATATTCTTTGGTTACAACCTGAATTTCAAATTTCCCACCTACACATCCAAACACTTCAACAATTTTCCCAAATTTTAAACCGCGCGTTTTATTTAGGCATCAAAGATGTCGAAGCACATTTCGCTTGCTATCACGCGGGTGAGTTCTATACCCTGCACCGCGACAATCCTCAAGATAAAAATGGCCGGATGATTTCCAGTGTGTATTATTTACATGGACAATGGCAGGCGGACTGGGGCGGTGAACTGCGCCTGCAGGATAAACATGGTCAGTGGCATATTATCCAGCCAAAACCGAACCGAATGGCGCTGTTCCAGAGCGATTTATTACATGAGGTTTTAATCTCTAACCAGCAACGCCTATCCATTACCGCCTGGCTAAGAAGTGATACATCACTACTCTAA